A region of Thermovibrio ammonificans HB-1 DNA encodes the following proteins:
- a CDS encoding UDP-glucose dehydrogenase family protein, with product MLKGKRIAVIGTGYVGLVSGACFAYLGHRVIGLDVDTNKIERLKRGEVPIYEPGLDRILKKAIEDGNIEFTTDYSYAVKNADYIFIAVGTPSREDGSADLSYVESAYRSIAEFIDGDDFKVIVNKSTVPVGTGRWAKEFIAGLLREKGVKEPEKRFEVVSNPEFLREGKAVEDFMNPDRVVVGADNREVAGLVASLYEPLQPPILITDLPTAEMIKYASNAFLATKISFINEIANVCEKLGADVTVVARGMGLDHRISPHFLRAGCGFGGSCFPKDVKALIHTAKSVGEEPRLLESVIEVNERQKLRPVEKLLKHIPDLEGRTVAVWGLAFKPETDDMREAPSIPIIRELLARGATVKAYDPVAVENARRVFEKELHTHPQRLIFTSDMYSALEGADALILVTEWPQFKEVDFDKLRGKVVIDGRNLWNPTLMRKYCTYESIGRS from the coding sequence GTGTTGAAGGGAAAACGCATAGCCGTTATAGGTACAGGTTACGTGGGGCTTGTGTCCGGAGCCTGTTTTGCCTACTTGGGCCACAGAGTTATAGGCCTCGATGTGGATACAAACAAAATAGAGCGACTCAAAAGGGGAGAGGTTCCTATCTACGAGCCCGGGCTCGACAGGATACTCAAGAAGGCGATAGAAGACGGCAATATAGAGTTTACAACCGACTACAGCTACGCCGTTAAGAACGCCGATTACATCTTCATAGCCGTTGGAACCCCCTCCCGGGAGGACGGCTCTGCAGACCTCTCCTACGTAGAGAGCGCCTACCGTAGCATAGCCGAGTTTATAGACGGCGACGACTTTAAGGTGATAGTGAATAAATCTACCGTTCCCGTGGGAACCGGCAGGTGGGCAAAGGAGTTTATAGCCGGCCTGCTTAGGGAAAAGGGCGTAAAGGAGCCCGAGAAGCGGTTCGAAGTGGTTTCAAACCCGGAGTTCCTCCGGGAGGGGAAAGCCGTTGAGGACTTTATGAACCCCGACAGGGTAGTTGTAGGTGCCGACAACAGGGAGGTTGCGGGCCTCGTTGCTTCTCTGTACGAGCCCCTTCAGCCCCCCATTCTCATTACAGACCTCCCTACGGCCGAGATGATAAAGTACGCTTCGAACGCCTTTCTGGCTACGAAAATCTCGTTCATAAACGAGATTGCCAACGTCTGTGAGAAACTGGGGGCCGATGTTACCGTTGTCGCCAGGGGAATGGGATTGGACCACCGGATAAGCCCCCACTTCCTCAGGGCCGGCTGTGGCTTCGGCGGCAGCTGTTTCCCTAAGGATGTAAAGGCCCTTATCCACACGGCTAAGTCTGTGGGCGAAGAGCCCCGACTCCTTGAATCGGTTATAGAGGTGAACGAGAGGCAGAAGCTCAGGCCGGTTGAGAAGCTCTTAAAGCACATCCCCGACCTTGAGGGCAGGACCGTTGCCGTTTGGGGCCTTGCCTTCAAGCCGGAGACCGACGATATGAGGGAAGCTCCCTCCATTCCCATAATCAGGGAGCTCCTTGCCCGGGGTGCAACCGTTAAGGCCTACGACCCTGTTGCCGTTGAGAACGCCAGGCGGGTTTTTGAGAAGGAGCTTCACACCCACCCTCAACGCCTCATTTTCACCTCCGACATGTACTCGGCCCTCGAGGGAGCCGACGCCCTAATCCTTGTTACAGAGTGGCCCCAGTTCAAAGAGGTTGACTTTGATAAACTTAGGGGAAAAGTTGTTATCGACGGTAGGAACCTCTGGAATCCTA